From one Solea solea chromosome 15, fSolSol10.1, whole genome shotgun sequence genomic stretch:
- the LOC131474099 gene encoding androgen-dependent TFPI-regulating protein isoform X1, with protein MSAKTERPQCFIRNSGFLVSKCLDKLSYSNLQRTMELLRLSPYGLKSLAAKDGEELPPGIFAYGGPWKYLTFLNLVVQFIFFGLAALNDLQPGDQSESTLNKCKDFLFTVFVVPVGMFVVLLFWTIFAYDRELIYPATIDTFFHPWMNHAMHTLVLPFLLGEVLVQPHVYPQTKHALAALGVVGLAYLFWILWVYLSVGLWVYPLLRHFSTSCLVGFFFLNMSMVTLFYLLGKSLNSLVWRKGMSKVAAKTK; from the exons ATGTCGGCAAAGACCGAAAGACCCCAGTGCTTTATTAGAAACAGTGGGTTCCTTGTCTCAAAATGTCTTGATAAGCTGAGTTACAGTAATCTTCAAAGAACCATGGAACTCTTACGCTTGAGTCCCTATGGTCTGAAG AGTCTGGCTGCTAAGGATGGAGAGGAGTTACCACCAGGTATCTTTGCCTATGGAGGACCCTGGAAGTAccttacttttttaaatttg GTTGTGCAGTTTATATTCTTTGGACTGGCAGCACTAAATGATCTACAGCCTGGTGACCAATCTGAGAGCACTCTGAACAAATGTAAAgatttcctcttcactgtctttGTCGTCCCGGTAGGCATG tttGTGGTTCTACTTTTCTGGACTATCTTTGCCTATGACAGAGAGTTAATCTACCCAGCAACTATTGACACCTTCTTCCATCCCTGGATGAACCATGCTATG cacacaTTGGTTCTGCCGTTTTTACTTGGAGAAGTGCTGGTGCAGCCGCACGTCTACCCACAGACGAAACATGCGCTGGCAGCATTAGGAGTTGTGGGCTTGGCTTACTTATTCTG GATTTTATGGGTGTACTTGTCAGTGGGACTTTGGGTCTATCCCCTCCTTCGACACTTCAGCACGTCCTGTCTGGTGGGGTTCTTCTTTTTGAACATGTCCATGGTGACCTTGTTCTACCTGCTGGGGAAAAGTCTCAATAGCCTCGTATGGA GAAAAGGCATGAGCAAGgttgcagcaaaaacaaagtga
- the dnajc12 gene encoding dnaJ homolog subfamily C member 12, whose product MDAVMNCKPEDLEDYYGLLGCDELSSTEQIINEYKIRALMCHPDKHQDNPRAVAEFQKLQEAKEVLCNETKRKNYDLWKRSGFTIPFQDWQAMNDSVKTSLHWAVRNKKEPMLEASKTEDPATSQAEDLQCEKNEPGISSCDAMPSSSDHCHLRFRWAADSPSSLLQKFRNYEI is encoded by the exons ATGGATGCTGTTATGAACTGCAAACCAGAGGACTTGGAGGATTACTACGGGTTATTGGGCTGCGATGAACTGTCGTCG ACTGAACAGATTATCAATGAATACAAGATCCGGGCCTTGATGTGCCACCCAGACAAACACCAAGACAACCCAAGAGCAG TGGCAGAATTCCAGAAACTGCAAGAAGCCAAAGAGGTTTTATGTAATGAAACCAAAAGGAAAAATTATGACTTGTGGAAAAGAAGTGGTTTCACCATTCCTTTCCAGGACTGGCAAGCCATGAACGACTCTGTAAAAACT TCATTGCACTGGGCTGTGAGAAATAAGAAGGAACCAATGCTGGAGGCCTCAAAGACAGAAGACCCAGCCACTTCCCAAGCAGAGGACCTTCAGTGTGAAAAGAATGAACCAGGGATCTCTTCATGTGATGCTATGCCATCATCAA GTGACCACTGCCACCTGCGTTTCCGCTGGGCTGCTGACTCTCCATCTAGTCTACTGCAGAAGTTCAGAAATTATGAAATCTAA
- the LOC131474099 gene encoding androgen-dependent TFPI-regulating protein isoform X2, which translates to MSAKTERPQCFIRNSGFLVSKCLDKLSYSNLQRTMELLRLSPYGLKSLAAKDGEELPPGIFAYGGPWKYLTFLNLVVQFIFFGLAALNDLQPGDQSESTLNKCKDFLFTVFVVPVGMFVVLLFWTIFAYDRELIYPATIDTFFHPWMNHAMHTLVLPFLLGEVLVQPHVYPQTKHALAALGVVGLAYLFWILWVYLSVGLWVYPLLRHFSTSCLVGFFFLNMSMVTLFYLLGKSLNSLVWSK; encoded by the exons ATGTCGGCAAAGACCGAAAGACCCCAGTGCTTTATTAGAAACAGTGGGTTCCTTGTCTCAAAATGTCTTGATAAGCTGAGTTACAGTAATCTTCAAAGAACCATGGAACTCTTACGCTTGAGTCCCTATGGTCTGAAG AGTCTGGCTGCTAAGGATGGAGAGGAGTTACCACCAGGTATCTTTGCCTATGGAGGACCCTGGAAGTAccttacttttttaaatttg GTTGTGCAGTTTATATTCTTTGGACTGGCAGCACTAAATGATCTACAGCCTGGTGACCAATCTGAGAGCACTCTGAACAAATGTAAAgatttcctcttcactgtctttGTCGTCCCGGTAGGCATG tttGTGGTTCTACTTTTCTGGACTATCTTTGCCTATGACAGAGAGTTAATCTACCCAGCAACTATTGACACCTTCTTCCATCCCTGGATGAACCATGCTATG cacacaTTGGTTCTGCCGTTTTTACTTGGAGAAGTGCTGGTGCAGCCGCACGTCTACCCACAGACGAAACATGCGCTGGCAGCATTAGGAGTTGTGGGCTTGGCTTACTTATTCTG GATTTTATGGGTGTACTTGTCAGTGGGACTTTGGGTCTATCCCCTCCTTCGACACTTCAGCACGTCCTGTCTGGTGGGGTTCTTCTTTTTGAACATGTCCATGGTGACCTTGTTCTACCTGCTGGGGAAAAGTCTCAATAGCCTCGTATGGAGTAAGTGA
- the herc4 gene encoding probable E3 ubiquitin-protein ligase HERC4, producing the protein MLCWGNASYGQLGLGGIDEEIVVEPRICEFFHGKRVCDVGCGRRHTATLLQDGTVYTCGCNDLGQLGHEKGRKKPEQVVALDAQIIVAVSCGESHTLALNDKGQIFSWGLGSDGQLGLNNMEECVRVPRNIRSLSDVQITQVACGYWHSLALSKGGQVFSWGQSRYGQLGLGMPAKMVSTPQTIKSLQGIPFAQISAGGAHSFALTLSGAVFGWGRNKFGQLGLNDTTDRWCPALLKSLRSQRVIYISCGEDHTVALTKEGGVFSFGAGGYGQLGHSSTNHEINPRKVFELMGNVVTQIACGRQHTLAFTPSSGKIFSFGLGGNGQLGTNTTSNRKSPYPLKHPYVAFKSPYTDIGCVKGIYAGGDQSFAHYCTANSIDDVTTQDPHRKLCTLNEEIIQKWLSHSPGRLPVEISNEIDLVFSSASCLNGSFLSTSHPDHYCTSSKCSGVDMNIARVLFHRVVQPDHPEIAQQIAASLEKNLIPQLNNSPPDIEALRLYLTLPECPLFSDHNNFVTIAIPFAKSLLSLTEAPRKVLGMWWSRFDHLVFQRLVELYKEVVVYLLKINKVGIPSTEQRVFTSYLDTSLRLLEILHKVSDRAGHIIQYDKFYIHELDDLIDIRRDYITWIQRQMYPPGDGMVTLCRYPFVFDAQAKTTLLQTDAVIQMQMAVDQAQLQNLSSMFMPAVESVNPCLILIVRRENIVGDTMEVLRKSKNVDYKKPLKVIFVGEEAVDAGGVRKEFFLLIMKELLDPRYGMFRYYEESRLIWFSNKTFEEHDLFNLIGVICGLAIYNFTIVELSFPVALYKKLLKKKPTLDDLKELMPDVGRSLQHLLDYTEDDLEEVFCLNFTITEDNYGVTEVLELVPNGEDISVNKSNRQDFADAYVDYAFNTSVAPLFKCFYAGFHKVCGGKVLELFQPNELQAMVIGNTNYDWVELEKSVEYKGEYWADHPTIKLFWEVFHHLPLEKKKLFLLFLTGSDRIPILGMKSLQIVIQPTSGGEHYLPVAHTCFNLLDLPKYTSAETLREKLLQAIEYNQGFFLA; encoded by the exons ATGCTGTGCTGGGGAAATGCTTCCTATGGACAGCTGGGTTTAGGTGGTATTGATGAAGAGATTGTTGTGGAGCCACGAATATGTGAGTTCTTTCACGGGAAGCGAGTGTGTGATGTGGGGTGTGGTCGCAGACACACAGCCACCCTGCTGCAGGATGGAACAGTGTACACCTGTGGCTGCAATGACCTCGGGCAGCTAGGACATGAGAAGGGCAGAAAGAAACCAG AACAGGTCGTGGCCCTGGATGCACAGATCATAGTGGCGGTGTCATGTGGAGAGTCCCACACACTAGCCCTGAATGATAAAGGGCAGATATTTTCATGGGGTCTGGGCTCAGATGGGCAGCTGGGCTTAAATAATATGGAAGAATGTGTTCGAGTGCCTAG AAACATCAGGAGTTTGTCAGATGTTCAAATTACTCAGGTAGCCTGTGGGTATTGGCACTCCCTTGCACTTTCAAAAG GGGGCCAAGTCTTCTCGTGGGGCCAGAGCCGATATGGGCAACTTGGGTTAGGAATGCCGGCGAAGATGGTTTCCACACCCCAAACCATTAAATCTCTACAGGGCATCCCTTTTGCTCAGATATCAGCAGGAGGCGCTCACAGCTTTGCCCTCACTCTCTCAGGAGCAGTGTTTGGTTGGGGGCGTAACAAGTTTGGTCAGCTGGGTCTCAATGACACCACTG ATCGATGGTGCCCAGCCCTGTTAAAATCCCTTCGGTCACAGAGAGTGATTTACATCTCCTGTGGAGAAGATCACACAGTTGCACTAACCAAG GAAGgaggtgtgttttcatttggagCAGGAGGTTACGGACAACTTGGACACAGCTCTACAAACCATGAAATCAACCCAAGAAAAGTGTTTGAGCTCATGGGAAATGTAGTGACACAGATTGCATGTGGAAG GCAACACACGCTTGCCTTCACACCGTCTTCTGGCAAGATTTTCTCATTTGGACTTGGAGGTAACGGTCAGCTTGGTACAAACACCACCAGCAACAGAAAAAGCCCCTACCCTCTCAAACACCCATATGTAGCCTTCAAATCACCATATACAG ACATTGGTTGCGTCAAGGGAATTTATGCTGGAGGGGATCAGAGCTTTGCTCACTACTGCACTGCCAAT agCATAGATGATGTGACGACACAAGATCCTCACCGGAAACTCTGCACCTTGAATGAGGAGATCATACAAAAATGGTTGAGCCATTCACCAGGAAGACTTCCTGTCGAAATCTCCAA TGAGATTGACCTCGTGTTCTCCTCTGCAAGCTGCCTCAATGGATCTTTTCTGTCAACAAG TCATCCAGATCACTACTGCACCAGCAGTAAATGTTCAGGGGTGGACATGAATATAGCTCGCGTCCTGTTTCACAGAGTGGTCCAACCAGATCATCCTGAGATCGCTCAGCAG ATTGCTGCCAGTCTGGAAAAAAACCTTATTCCCCAACTGAACAACTCTCCTCCAGACATTGAAGCCCTGAGACTTTACCTCACTCTTCCAGAGTGCCCTCTCTTCAGTGACCATAATAATTTTGTGACCATTGCCATCCCATTTGCCAAATCACTCCTCAGCCTGACAGAGGCTCCACGAAAGGTGTTGG GAATGTGGTGGTCTAGGTTTGATCACCTGGTCTTCCAGCGGCTGGTGGAGTTGTACAAGGAGGTGGTTGTGTATCTACTTAAGATAAACAAGGTGGGCATTCCCTCAACAGAGCAGAGAGTTTTTACCTCTTACCTGGATACGTCCCTCCGACTTTTGGAGATCCTGCATAAG GTGAGTGATAGGGCAGGACACATCATCCAGTACGACAAATTCTACATTCACGAGTTGGATGACCTTATAGACATCAGACGCGACTACATCACATGGATTCAGCGGCAGATGTACCCACCG GGTGATGGTATGGTGACCCTGTGCAGGTATCCCTTTGTATTTGATGCTCAAGCAAAGACCACTCTGCTTCAGACTGATGCTGTCATACAGATGCAG ATGGCAGTGGACCAGGCACAGCTGCAAAACTTAAGCTCCATGTTCATGCCAGCTGTAGAATCTGTCAACCCGTGCCTCATACTCATCGTCCGGAGGGAAAATATAGTTGGAGACACTATGGAAGTTCTCAGGAAGTCCAAAAATGTTGACTACAAGAAGCCACTTAAG GTGATCTTTGTAGGAGAAGAGGCAGTTGACGCAGGAGGTGTGAGGAAGGAGTTCTTTCTCTTGATCATGAAAGAGCTGCTGGACCCCAGATATGGCATGTTCCGTTACTACGAGGAGTCCAGGCTCATCTGGTTTTCAAACAAG ACCTTTGAAGAACATGACTTGTTCAACCTCATCGGGGTCATCTGTGGTCTGGCCATCTACAACTTCACCATTGTGGAGCTCAGCTTCCCTGTGGCCCTTTACAAGAAGCTTCTGAAGAAGAAGCCGACACTTGATGACTTGAAAGAGTTAATGCCAGATGTGGGAAG GAGTCTGCAACACTTACTGGACTACACAGAAGATGACCTGGAGGAGGTTTTCTGTTTGAACTTCACA atCACTGAGGACAACTATGGTGTCACAGAGGTGTTGGAACTAGTACCAAATGGTGAAGACATCagtgtaaataaatcaaacag GCAGGACTTTGCCGATGCCTACGTTGACTACGCTTTCAACACTTCAGTGGCCCCACTGTTCAAATGCTTCTATGCAGGCTTTCACAAAGTGTGTGGTGGAAAAGTTTTAGAGCTGTTCCAGCCAAATGAACTGCAAGCCATGGTCATTGGCAACACCAATTATGACTGGGTGGAGCTCGAAAAG AGTGTGGAATACAAAGGAGAGTACTGGGCCGACCACCCCACCATCAAGCTCTTCTGGGAAGTGTTCCACCATCTTCCTTTAGAGAAGAAAAAACTCTTTCTCT tgtttctcacaGGCAGCGACCGCATACCCATCCTGGGAATGAAAAGCCTGCAAATAGTGATCCAGCCCACCAGTGGAGGGGAGCACTATTTACCTGTGGCCCACACCTGCTTCAACCTGCTGGACCTGCCTAAGTACACAAGTGCAGAAACTCTCCGTGAGAAGCTTCTGCAGGCTATAGAATACAATCAAGGCTTTTTTCTAGcctaa
- the LOC131474099 gene encoding androgen-dependent TFPI-regulating protein isoform X3 has protein sequence MTSTVSRVYHILAFIWYTFVMKSLAAKDGEELPPGIFAYGGPWKYLTFLNLVVQFIFFGLAALNDLQPGDQSESTLNKCKDFLFTVFVVPVGMFVVLLFWTIFAYDRELIYPATIDTFFHPWMNHAMHTLVLPFLLGEVLVQPHVYPQTKHALAALGVVGLAYLFWILWVYLSVGLWVYPLLRHFSTSCLVGFFFLNMSMVTLFYLLGKSLNSLVWRKGMSKVAAKTK, from the exons ATGACTTCAACTGTGAGTAGAGTGTACCATATCTTAGCATTCATCTGGTACACTTTTGTTATGAAGAGTCTGGCTGCTAAGGATGGAGAGGAGTTACCACCAGGTATCTTTGCCTATGGAGGACCCTGGAAGTAccttacttttttaaatttg GTTGTGCAGTTTATATTCTTTGGACTGGCAGCACTAAATGATCTACAGCCTGGTGACCAATCTGAGAGCACTCTGAACAAATGTAAAgatttcctcttcactgtctttGTCGTCCCGGTAGGCATG tttGTGGTTCTACTTTTCTGGACTATCTTTGCCTATGACAGAGAGTTAATCTACCCAGCAACTATTGACACCTTCTTCCATCCCTGGATGAACCATGCTATG cacacaTTGGTTCTGCCGTTTTTACTTGGAGAAGTGCTGGTGCAGCCGCACGTCTACCCACAGACGAAACATGCGCTGGCAGCATTAGGAGTTGTGGGCTTGGCTTACTTATTCTG GATTTTATGGGTGTACTTGTCAGTGGGACTTTGGGTCTATCCCCTCCTTCGACACTTCAGCACGTCCTGTCTGGTGGGGTTCTTCTTTTTGAACATGTCCATGGTGACCTTGTTCTACCTGCTGGGGAAAAGTCTCAATAGCCTCGTATGGA GAAAAGGCATGAGCAAGgttgcagcaaaaacaaagtga
- the LOC131474109 gene encoding cytochrome c oxidase subunit 5B, mitochondrial, whose protein sequence is MAGRALLLRACAAATLQSSRTAVARPLQRAMASGGIPTDEEQATGLERRILQGFKQGQDPYSILKPEYHPGTKESPQLVPCTIDKRLVGCICEEDNTAIVWFWVHEGTTQRCPSCGTHYKLVHHDLPH, encoded by the exons ATGGCGGGACGCGCGCTTCTTCTCCGAGCCTGTGCGGCAGCGACGCTGCAGAGCAGCAGGACTGCGGTGGCGAGACCGTTACAGCGAGCCATGGCCTCCGGGG GAATACCAACAGATGAGGAACAGGCCACTGGGTTGGAACGACGCATCCTGCAGGGCTTCAAACAAGGACAA gatcCGTACAGCATACTGAAGCCAGAGTACCATCCTGGCACCAAGGAAAGCCCTCAACTTGTGCCATGCACTATAGACAAGAGGCTGGTGGGTTGCATCT GTGAGGAAGACAACACTGCTATTGTGTGGTTCTGGGTTCATGAAGGAACTACCCAGCGCTGTCCTTCCTGTGGAACCCACTATAAGCTGGTCCATCATGACCTGCCTCATTAA
- the sirt1 gene encoding NAD-dependent protein deacetylase sirtuin-1: MVVRHRHTSPTCQGTFHTSLLWRTNHVRYANEPAVREEESARQRRLCGLKMADDENSLGTGLAGALEMDGPAAKRSKITPGSNYGVKVGEGGHFLCVSANAESWEVAVDCAPPLEKEAKPVMAVEQAPAALGGDNNGLGPLLSAPHKPLVKLDDNAVLGTNEEATDFDVHENDYLASNGLAVTPEHINEDDDRSSHASSSDWTPQPRIGSYSFIQQHIRETDPRTILRDLLPETVLPPDLDDMTLWQIIINISEPPKRKKRKDINTLEDVVRLLHESKRILVLTGAGVSVSCGIPDFRSRDGIYARLAVDFPDLPDPQSMFDIEYFRRDPRPFFKFAKEIYPGQFQPSPCHKFISMLDKQGKLLRNYTQNIDTLEQVAGVQRIIQCHGSFATASCLVCKNKVDCEAIREDVFNQVVPHCPRCPDIPLAIMKPDIVFFGENLPEMFHRAMKQDKDEVDLLIVIGSSLKVRPVALIPNSIPHEVPQVLINREQLPHLNFDVELLGDCDVIINELCHRLSGDFEQLCYNTVRLIEITEKPPRLPELPPSEALSASSDAAQEEQKQYRSDSIIKTSEETEIPNVPETAGNNVTPPEPCPNARCPSDETPEPSALPAEDVPKDDTVDVKNQTSSVEFRRRCWISRINTSPISKRLGASQYLFQAPNHYIFHGAEVYSDSEDETSSSCGSDSEESECSSDGVEDDSEPEEDDVLAGNVETCLGDTTQHTVASETTSSAHTDNTSETTQSTTHL; encoded by the exons ATGGTGGTACGTCATCGACATACGTCACCGACGTGCCAGGGGACGTTTCATACGTCACTACTGTGGAGAACAAATCACGTGCGTTATGCAAATGAGCCAGCTGTCCGCGAGGAAGAATCTGCTCGGCAGCGGCGGCTCTGCGGGCTGAAGATGGCGGACGACGAGAACAGTCTCGGGACTGGCCTGGCGGGCGCGCTCGAAATGGACGGCCCTGCCGCGAAACGGTCGAAAATCACACCGGGGTCAAACTACGGTGTCAAAGTCGGCGAAGGGGGTCATTTTTTGTGCGTCTCCGCGAATGCGGAGAGCTGGGAGGTGGCGGTGGATTGTGCGCCGCCACTGGAGAAGGAAGCGAAGCCGGTGATGGCGGTAGAGCAGGCCCCAGCAGCGCTAGGCGGAGACAACAATGGACTGGGACCGCTGCTCTCTGCGCCGCACAAGCCACTCGTGAAACTGGACGACAACGCTGTGCTCGGGACAAATGAAGAGGCTACTG acTTCGATGTTCATGAAAATGATTATCTCGCCTCCAACGGTCTGGCTGTCACACCAGAACACATCAACGAGGACGATGACAGATCCTCACATGCAAGCTCCAGCGACTGGACTCCTCAACCACGAATAG GTTCATACAGCTTCATCCAGCAGCACATCAGAGAGACTGATCCAAGGACCATCTTGAGAGACTTGCTGCCTGAGACCGTGCTCCCACCAGATTTAGATGATATGACTTTGTGGcaaatcatcatcaacatctcagagcctccaaaaagaaaaaaacggaAGGACATTAACACGTTGGAAGATGTGGTCAGGCTCCTCCATGAGAGTAAAAGGATCCTTGTACTTACTGGTGCTGGG GTGTCAGTCTCATGTGGAATACCAGACTTTCGCTCCAGAGATGGAATTTATGCACGGCTTGCTGTAGATTTTCCTGATCTTCCAGACCCCCAATCTATGTTCGACATTGAATATTTCAGACGGGACCCAAGACCCTTTTTCAAGTTTGCTAAG GAGATTTACCCTGGTCAGTTCCAGCCCTCACCCTGTCATAAATTCATATCTATGCTGGATAAGCAAGGGAAGCTTCTACGCAATTACACGCAAAACATTGATACATTAGAACAAGTGGCTGGAGTTCAACGGATTATCCAGTGTCATG GGTCGTTTGCCACTGCATCCTGTCTCGTCTGTAAAAACAAAGTGGACTGTGAGGCTATTCGAGAAGATGTCTTCAACCAG GTTGTCCCTCATTGTCCACGGTGTCCAGATATTCCCCTGGCAATCATGAAACCCGACATTGTCTTCTTTGGAGAGAATCTTCCAGAAATGTTCCACAGAGCCATGAAGCAGGATAAAGATGAAGTAGACCTCTTGATTGTCATTGGCTCTTCTCTTAAAGTGCGACCAGTTGCCCTCATCCCAA ACTCCATTCCTCATGAAGTGCCTCAGGTCTTGATCAATAGGGAGCAGCTGCCACACCTCAACTTTGATGTGGAGTTACTTGGGGACTGTGATGTCATTATCAACGAGCTCTGTCATCGTTTGAGTGGAGACTTTGAGCAGCTCTGCTACAACACTGTAAGACTCATTGAGATCACGGAGAAACCTCCTAGGTTACCTGAACTTCCACCAAGTGAGGCCTTGTCTGCTTCAAGCGATGCAGCTCAGGAGGAGCAGAAGCAGTACAGATCAGACTCAATAATTAAGACTTCAGAGGAGACAGAAATTCCAAATGTCCCAGAGACCGCTGGTAATAATGTTACACCTCCAGAGCCTTGTCCAAATGCTCGATGTCCCAGTGATGAGACGCCTGAGCCTTCAGCATTACCAGCAGAAGATGTGCCAAAAGACGATACCGTTGATGTAAAGAACCAAACTTCCAGCGTTGAGTTCCGTAGACGATGTTGGATTAGTCGAATCAACACGAGTCCAATCAGCAAACGCCTTGGGG CAAGCCAGTACCTGTTCCAAGCACCAAATCACTATATCTTCCATGGGGCCGAGGTTTACTCTGACTCTGAAGATGAGACGTCAAGTTCATGTGGCAGTGACAGCGAGGAGTCTGAATGCAGTTCAGACGGGGTGGAAGACGACAGTGAGCCCGAGGAAGACGACGTGCTCGCAGGGAATGTAGAGACTTGCCTCGGAGACACAACTCAACACACTGTAGCCAGTGAGACCACGTCAAGTGCGCACACAGACAATACTTCTGAAACGACTCAAAGCACCACACACCTTTAA